From one Portunus trituberculatus isolate SZX2019 chromosome 30, ASM1759143v1, whole genome shotgun sequence genomic stretch:
- the LOC123510761 gene encoding uncharacterized protein LOC123510761: protein MDSCGGCGSGGEGDRLPPTAPTLPHTSRDKDRTKKSTEKLLTAAGDQWSQEENSEDASGRVGLPPITNGVGGSGVNGLHLEHGGTASQSMLNNNLVEEKCNLRRADDKTLCLYHKFPAKVNNNVYPEGGAPARDGMDEYFQSHHGSPSRPSALPPARRNGLSPGREQLNLLNGEEEDEDDGCIYSYKGESLEANLSHLIDMCLSCGLPNPERAAVRSGALRGPEGPAHSNLFSPEMDFLEMDFDPGPGGDGEADSDCEDNCLHECDSRLGQGGVAGPPSPGVAHKANNYCPEMLSLMCRRCESSLCDGKIDNVAPNLSVAPAPAAPPLNIGRGPSAGLDHRPEGPGGVLNLPRSGLNLPQDLNVGLNQLCGGQGLGRLRSGEEEEEEDAPDNDSVENNMLDTMDHLSDDADDEDDSNSEKYEPRRPVGSRMSGGGGGQSRCWRGSPRDSLARTPHKAANNNLGSVSAPEVSPAREYSPLEKFGRSLSFHNQLSSPKYENVCFAPRPRREERPSHRPAEDPELSQADSANIAACSGRLHRRENSVFNILSDSTASQSGNCSPQGPGSSSVGEMNGGPLVGPSSTTTTATTTTTTTTTSSASQTPSLRHIGPVTPLLKAPPDTGSPTSCPMKSGGNSDPCPLPVKSLRPKNTNPSQDPNTASEGEGGGEDSCPRVKKVMIWTELQATARQVTQIATSACGATAVINVLLAVDYGFSVEEVKSSIKTRLRAEMAPLVDYLLSRSVAGTTHQDLIQGVTQLSQGAIKAKFFHMFPKRAVQLSRWLAQWINRGGVPVATLNLQVGVAPGQTIPDAWHHQMIFGVGPQGVYLTNPLECVSDCMLGDQLCTDSVLLVRRADVVNRWGNGDKLVRLTQQEDPRWRDMNVLGQVVGVLKEQAAPPVVQGRRHLTSHVAIPAAYKSGVTIFMRSDNPHLPTLMQAEDLPLLE, encoded by the exons ATGGACAGCTGTGGCGGGTGTGGgtcaggaggtgagggagaccGGCTCCCTCCCACTGCCCCCACACTGCCCCACACCTCCAGGGACAAGGACAGGACCAAGAAATCCACTGAAAAATTGCTCACAG CGGCTGGAGACCAGTGGAGCCAAGAAGAGAACAGTGAGGACGCATCGGGCCGTGTGGGACTGCCACCCATTACCAACGGGGTTGGTGGGAGCGGTGTGAATGGCCTGCACCTGGAGCATGGCGGGACGGCCAGCCAGTCAATGCTCAACAACAACCTGGTGGAGGAGAAGTGTAACCTGCGCCGCGCTGACGACAAGACGCTCTGCCTCTACCACAAGTTCCCAGCCAAAGTGAACAACAACGTTTACCCTGAGGGAGGCGCCCCGGCCAGGGACGGCATGGATGAGTACTTCCAGAGCCATCATGGTTCTCCAAGCCGGCCATCTGCCCTGCCCCCGGCTCGCCGCAACGGCCTGAGTCCTGGCCGGGAACAGCTGAACCTCCtcaatggagaggaggaagatgaggacgaTGGCTGCATCTACTCTTACAAGGGGGAGAGCCTGGAGGCCAACCTCTCCCACCTCATTGACATGTGCCTCAGCTGTGGGCTGCCCAACCCCGAGCGTGCTGCAGTGCGTTCAGGAGCCCTGAGGGGTCCTGAGGGGCCCGCTCACAGCAACCTCTTCTCCCCTGAAATGGACTTCCTGGAGATGGACTTTGATCCAGGGCCAGGTGGGGATGGGGAGGCAGACTCAGACTGTGAAGACAACTGCCTGCATGAGTGTGATAGTAGGTTAGGACAGGGCGGGGTGGCTGGACCCCCCAGCCCTGGGGTGGCCCACAAGGCCAACAACTACTGCCCTGAGATGCTGAGCCTCATGTGCCGCCGCTGTGAATCAAGCCTCTGTGATGGCAAGATTGATAATGTGGCCCCAAACCTCAGTGTGGCCCCGGCACCCGCAGCCCCGCCCCTCAACATTGGCCGGGGGCCAAGTGCTGGCCTGGACCATAGACCTGAGGGACCAGGAGGAGTCCTCAACCTCCCCAGAAGTGGCCTCAATCTTCCACAGGACTTGAATGTTGGACTGAACCAGCTGTGTGGGGGTCAGGGCCTGGGTAGGTTACggtcaggggaggaggaggaggaggaggatgccccAGACAACGATAGTGTGGAGAACAACATGCTGGACACCATGGATCACCTCAGCGACGACGCCGATGACGAGGACGACAGCAACTCGGAGAAATATGAACCACGGAGGCCGGTGGGGAGCAGGATGtccggcggcggcggcgggcagAGCAGGTGCTGGCGTGGCTCACCCAGGGACTCACTGGCACGGACACCCCACAAGGCAGCCAACAACAACCTGGGCTCAGTCTCTGCCCCGGAAGTGAGCCCAGCCAGGGAGTACAGTCCACTGGAGAAGTTTGGCCGCAGCCTCAGTTTCCACAACCAACTTTCTAGCCCTAAGTATGAGAATGTGTGCTTTGCCCCGCGTCCCCGACGGGAGGAGCGGCCTTCTCATCGCCCCGCTGAAGACCCTGAGCTGTCCCAGGCAGACTCTGCAAACATAGCAGCCTGCTCAGGGAGGCTTCACCGCAGGGAGAACTCAGTCTTCAACATCCTCTCTGACTCCACAGCCTCACAG AGTGGGAACTGCAGTCCCCAGGGACcaggcagcagcagtgttggtgAGATGAATGGAGGGCCACTGGTTGGtccctccagcaccaccaccactgccaccaccaccaccaccaccaccaccacctcatcagcTAGTCAGACCCCATCCTTGAGGCACATAGGCCCCGTCACCCCACTGCTGAAGGCACCCCCAGACACCGGGTCTCCCACCTCCTGCCCCATGAAGAGTGGAGGCAACTCAGATCCATGCCCCTTGCCGGTCAAGTCCCTGCGGCCCAAGAACACCAACCCCTCACAAGACCCCAATACG GctagtgagggtgagggaggcggtGAGGACAGCTGCCCGCGGGTGAAGAAGGTTATGATCTGGACAGAGCTTCAGGCAACGGCCAGACAAGTCACACAAATCGCTACCTCAGCCTGTGGAGCCACGGCTGTCATCAATGTGCTG CTCGCTGTGGATTACGGCTTCTctgtggaggaggtgaagagcagCATCAAGACCCGGCTGAGGGCAGAGATGGCTCCCCTGGTGGACTACCTCCTGTCTCGCTCAGTGGCCGGCACAACTCACCAAGACCTCATTCAAGGGGTGACTCAACTCTCTCAAGGTGCTATCAAAGCAAAGTTCTTCCATATGTTCCCCAAGCGAGCTGTCCAGCTGTCCCGATGGCTGGCCCAGTGGATCAACAGAG GCGGAGTGCCAGTGGCTACTCTCAACTTACAAGTAGGGGTGGCCCCCGGGCAGACCATCCCTGATGCATGGCACCACCAGATGATCTTTGGGGTGGGACCACAGGGTGTTTACCTCACCAACCCATTGGAGTGTGTTTCTGACTGCATGCTTGGGGACCAGCTCTGCACTGACTCTGTGCTCCTTGTGCGGCGAGCTGATGTGGTGAACAGGTGGGGCAATGGGGACAAGTTAGTGAGACTAACGCAGCAGGAGGACCCTCGGTGGAGGGACATGAATGTGCTAG GTCAAGTGGTGGGTGTACTAAAGGAACAAGCGGCCCCTCCCGTGGTGCAGGGCCGCCGCCACCTCACCTCCCATGTGGCCATCCCAGCAGCTTACAAGTCTGGCGTGACAATATTCATGCGGTCTGATAACCCGCACCTTCCTACCCTGATGCAGGCGGAGGACCTTCCTCTGCTGGAGTGA